DNA sequence from the Treponema sp. OMZ 838 genome:
CACATAATCGCCGTTTCTAAAATGATGATGGAATGAAATACTCATTCCGTTTTTCAGACCAGCCCGTTTAACCGCTTCTTTTAGATCGTGCACAACCTTATCTTCGGGAGATGAGGTGAGTTTTGCGTATCCTTTCCGGGCAACTCGCTGAAAATTCGTGCCGTCAAAGTGATAGGCACCTTGATATGCTTGTTTTCCGTTTGAAAGTATATTGTCGGGAATGTCCCGTCCGGCTTGATTTTTCATAATCACAACGCTCCTTTATACACACCGGAGGCTTTCGCATAGTTGATTGTCCGCTGTGCTCCCTCAAGTAATGCAATATCAACCATCTTCCCGTCAATGGTAAAGACACCAATTCCTTTCTTCTTATTTTCTTCCAGCTGAACGATGATTTTTTCCGCATGGCTAATCTCTTTTTCAGTCGGTGTATACAGCTCATGCACCGGTGCAATCTGCTTGGGGCTGATCAACGATTTGCCGTCAAAGCCCATCTGCTTAATCAGCGCGACTTCCCGTTTAAAGCCTTCGATATTATCTACATCGAGGTAGGCCGTATCGAAGCATTGAATGCCCGCAGCCCGCGCCGCAATCACCAGTTGAGACCGAGCTCCCAACAGCTCTACCCCGGAATCCGACTTTACCGTGTGCAGATTGCGGATATAGTCCCCTGCACCGAGTGCAATACCCATCATCCGCTCCGAAGCCTCGCAGATCGCAAGCGCATTGATCACTCCGCGCGGGGATTCAATGGCTGCCATCAGTAAGGTTGAACCTTCTGCCCGTCCGTATTCTTTCTCTGCAGCACTTACTAATTCGGCAACATGCAGCACATCGTCCCGTGTTTCGCATTTCGGAATACGGATCGTGTCCGCCCCCGCTGCGACGCATACCCGTATATCTTCTTTATAATGCGGCGTGTCGAGTCCGTTGATGCGCACCACTTTTTCGCAGCCCTGATAATCGATTGACGTCAGCGCATGGTACAGTGAAAAACGGGCGGAATCCTTTTCCCGCTCGGCTACCGCATCCTCAAGGTCGAACATCAAGCTGTCTGATCGGTAAATATACGCATCCTTCAGCAAAGACGGGCGCTGCGCATTCAAAAACATCATCGTCCGCCGTATCCTGTTCTTTTTCGTGTTATTCGGTTCCATATATTCTATCCTCCGCAAGGCGTCTTGCTACTTGCCCCATTT
Encoded proteins:
- a CDS encoding aldolase/citrate lyase family protein, which gives rise to MEPNNTKKNRIRRTMMFLNAQRPSLLKDAYIYRSDSLMFDLEDAVAEREKDSARFSLYHALTSIDYQGCEKVVRINGLDTPHYKEDIRVCVAAGADTIRIPKCETRDDVLHVAELVSAAEKEYGRAEGSTLLMAAIESPRGVINALAICEASERMMGIALGAGDYIRNLHTVKSDSGVELLGARSQLVIAARAAGIQCFDTAYLDVDNIEGFKREVALIKQMGFDGKSLISPKQIAPVHELYTPTEKEISHAEKIIVQLEENKKKGIGVFTIDGKMVDIALLEGAQRTINYAKASGVYKGAL